The genomic interval CTGATCGGCCTGACTTGATTGTCTGCAAATGGCGGAGTCCACGATAAACGGATCCCCATCGTCTCGACAACCGGACACCATTGTGGTGTGAGCAAATTCAGTAAGCGGTTTCAAATAAGGTTGAAGACGGGGAATGATGGATGTTGATTCGGATCTCCTTCAAACACAGCGATATGCAACGATATGGCACGACCGATCTGACTGCTAATCATCCATATTTCCTTCATAACGCCGGACACCCGCACGCTTTATATCGGGGTTGCCTATTTTTTATAATAAGCAGAATAAATGATGAAGTCAATTATTTTTATATATTTATAATTATTAAAATATTGATCGAATATTGATTGAAATGTACGAGACTGGTGATCTGTTGATGGATAAGAGATGATAACATCGTTAACCAAAGAGTATTTACTTGTTCCGGGTAGACGATCTTAGGGCAGTCGATCTCCTGCCATGGGTATCCGACCTGCCAACCGCTCGTAATTTTCAAGTCGTAAGGCTTGTCAGTATCCGGTGTCAACCCGACGGCTTCACTTATAAGCCATAGCGATCCTAGTGAAACGGCCGTATTGCCAACTATTTTACCGCTAACTACGAATCCAGAAAGGCCCACTGAGGCCTTCTGCTTTTCGTTCTGATGACTTTTTTCCGGATGACCATTTCCCTGTCCACGTTATTGATACTCTTTCATTGGATTGGAGATCCCTCATTCTGATAGATGATTTGGCCGATACGGGGACCGCGACCAAGCGACAGCTGCTTGTTGTTACCGGCTGGACTGCAAACCGGCTGAAATTCACCTCCAATGGATCGGTAAGCGTGAAAATGAGGAGGTACCTTATGGTTTCAGCATATAAAGGGGATCATAGACGCGCGCTCATTCGCTGAATATAGCAGGAATTCGCCACATCAGTGATAATGTAGGATTGGACACCACATTGTGTTTTCGGGCTTTTTGTGCAATCGAGAACCCTCTGTGTTATCCCCGGGTATCTCCTATTTGACGACCGGCCATTTCTTCTTCCGCAGTGCGTTCATTAACTCCGGTCCCACATGCAAGTTGCTCTGTACCAGCTCAGAAGGAGTCAGTGCCATCCACTGGTTCAGCGACACGTCTTCATATCGGTCAGTCTTGAATATCTCAAAAAACCACAGGCTCTTGTCACCGATGTTCTGGATGTAGTGCCCGTAGGAACGAGGTACATATCCTACATCACCGGCCCGATAATTGAAAGTTCGGGCCTTGCCATTCGCTGCGAACACCGTCATGCGTGCCGTGCCCGAGAGGTAATACTGCCACTCGTCGCTATTCGGATGCCAATGCATTTCCCTCATTCCGCCCGGTTTGACTTCTACCAGCGCCGCTGCAATTGTAGTCGAAACGGGGAAGTTGGTGGAATCGACGATTCGTACCGTCCCGCCCGGGGTTACGATCGGCTTCTGCGCCAGCAGCCGGTGTGTGAAGGGCTGTGGCACAGTACCGTATGGAGACCGTACCTTTTGACTTTCCAGCGGACCGGGTACTTTCGCTTGATAAATGTATCGCTGTTCTGTCGGGATGTGGGCAAAGGCGCTTTCCGGCACACCGAAATTCGCCGCCAACACATCCTTCGGTGTGTGCGCGAACCAATCGGAGATGGAGAGAGTGTTGAGGTCGGAGAAACTGCCGTCGTCGAAAACAAGCAGAAACTCGCAACCTTCCTCCAGCCCTTGAATCGAGTGTGGGATTCCGGCGGGAAAATACCACAGATCGCCTGCACCGACATCGGCGATGAAGTTCCGTCCGTTCTGATCAACCGCGGTGATGCGTGCCCGGCCCCAAAGCATGTAGGACCATTCTGCTTGCTGATGCCAATGTAACTCACGCACACCACCCGGCGTCAGACTCATGTTTACACCCGCAAGCGCGGTTGCGATCGGCAGTTGTCTGACCGTCACTTCCCGTGACCAGCCACCGTGATTCAACTGCATATTGGTGTCGGAGAAAGAGAACTTCAAGTTGGGGATCGTTCCGGCGTCGGTTTCCGGTGGAACCAGCATATCAGGGTTCTCAAGGTCGCGCATCACATCCCGCGGGCCGAAATCGGGCGCGCCGGCGCCATCATCCCTTATCGGCTGCGGTATATATGCCTGATTCCGAGATTGGTTTTTCATGGATATGCTCCCTTTGTTTTGGAGGTCAGTCGGTTTTTATAGAATATGCTCCTCTGGTTTTGGATTATTACGTGCACTGCACGTGAACAAAGCAGTCCTTCTGCGCTATTCCACTATCGTGAAAATCTTGCATATCTCCGGCGGGCGAAAACTGGACAGGATGCCATAACAAAGGTGGATATGATGCGCCAAAGATTCTCGTGTACATTGTTTTGTTTCTTGGAAAGCAAATAAAAAAGACACCCGGCAATGTAGCCGAATGTCTCTAAAGTGAACGAATATCTCAACCAAAGCCTGCTGATGATGATTCCCGCTCTACAGGGAATCTTTCCACTATCCTTAACGAATTACGAGTACGCCGCAAGTCGCCTTCAAAAGGCGGCTTTTAAGTTAAAACTCTCATTATCTAACCATCGATTCTCTTGCAAATGGTAATACCTATCACGATCTGCATCCCGAATCATACAAGGAAGCGGATAATTCTTACCCCCAGCCTCTTCAAAGCATTTAGCAAACCATTTGACAAAATAATTTCGACCAAATTCAATCAGCTCATCTTCCAGCTCCGTATCCTCATCTTCCTCCTCGTCTAACGGTAACTCATCAAAGTCGATGTATTGAGTAAGATCCACCGAGATGACATGGGTTGGGTGAGGATGGGGGTGCGAGACACTTTCGGCTGAATAGGCCACGACAGCTAGAAACTCACCATCCAGCTCAGTATCAAAAAGGAGAACATTCGTTTTTTCAGGATGATTTTTTGCCAATACTTCCTTTATACCGACAAGCGTTTTTTCCTTCTTCTCATGAATACTTTCAATCACTTTTTCCCTTAAACGTTGCCCGTCCAACTGATTCACCTTTTAGACCCTCCCCATGTTTGGCGGCCACCAGTATGCGGATTCTCCCTCACAGAATCTCCTCTTTAGTTAAAGACTTAAACAGTGAGAAGATGATCCCAAGAGAAATCAAGTAGACAATCTTAGCTGATAAACAGACATAGAAACGTCACCAAGCAGATTCGAAATGTGAGAGGGACCAAGCCTTCCCGCTCCTGCGCTCGCTTTCTTTTCCCGCTCGATTTATAAAAATATCGGACACCTTAAGACACGGTGTCCGCTGAACCTGCATCATTCTTCCGGCGACAACAACCCCAGTTGTCGTGACAACTCGTAGTGCAAGGACTGGACACCCGTGGGAAAGCGAATGACAACCTTGCGTCCGGGGGCCACACCGCCGATCGGCGCCACTTCGATGACTTCACCTTCTCCCCATTTGACGTGCCGGATTCGATCGCCCACGTGGACAGCCTCGCCGTGAAACTTCTGCTGCGGCTGCGGACGCCGGGATGAAGATGCCGGTACAGACACGGATGGCCTCCGCTTCTGTTCCGTGTCCGATCCCTCTTTCCGATCCACTCCGTCCGCAAATCCCATCTCACGCAAAAACGGGGACGGTGCCACCCGTTTGCCTTGACGCGTCCGACTGACCGACAGAAACAGCTCCCTTTTCGCCCGCGTGATGCCCACATACAACAATCTCCGTTCCTCTTCCCACGCTTCCGCTTTTTTGTGTTCAGGCACCTGCAAACTGCGCCGGTGCGGAAGTACCATGCTATGTAGGCCAATCAGGAATACACGGTCAAATTCCAGCCCTTTTGCCCGGTGAAACGTCATCAAGTGCACACGGGGTTGTTCCGGTTGGTGAGACACCACTTCATTGACTTTGGTAACGTGGCCCAACAGCTCGTCCCGGCTGGAAAACTGGGTCGCTGCCACCGCCAGTTCCTCCACCGGTTCCTTCACCGCAGATTCGTCATTTCCGGTTTCCCGGGCAAATGATGAGAGAAACGCATCGTAACCGATCTGTTCCCGGATATGGGCAACCGCCTGTGAGGCATTCATCCCTCGCAACGCCGCCACATCCGCAGCCAACTTCTGCAACAGTCTCCGCTGGTAGGGTTCCAAACCGGAGAGATCCGCCAACGCCTGTATCAACGATTGGCCCGTCTTTCGGGAGATTCTCCACGCTTGATCCATCCAGTCTTCCCCGAACAGATACCGTTTCGGTTTGTTGATGACACGCACCAGTGCATCCCAATCGTTCGGATTATCAGCCAACCGTAAATAAGCCATGATATCGAGCACTTGCCAACGGCGGTAAAAAGACGCATCCCCCTCCGCCACCGCAAAAGGCACATCCGCCCGCACCAACGCGTCGATCAACGCACGGGCCTGTGTGGATGTCCGGTACAACACTGCCGTTTCCACCCCGTCGTCCAAACGGGCGAGAATCTGCCGCGCCTCCTCTTCCTCGTCAGCCGGCTCCATCCACACCGGGTCGGGTCCCTGTTTGCCCGTACCGTTCAGTGTTTTCTCTTGCCTGCGCCGATTATGGCGAATCAACCGTTGGCCCAGTTCGATGACGGAGTCGGTGGAACGGTAATTGGTGGACAGTACAATCGTACGGCAAGGAGAAAACCATGTGCGAACCTCCTGCATCAACCGCGGATCACTGCCGCGAAAGGAATAGATCGCCTGGTCGTCATCCCCGACGACAAACAGATTGCCGCTGGGCGGAGCCAATATACGCAATGTCTCAAACTGCACCCGGTTGATGTCCTGAAACTCGTCCACCAGGATATGTTCCCAATACCCGCACCACACGGATTGATGCCGGGGGTCCTGAAGCAAACGATACGTTTCGACGAGAATGTCGTCGTAATCCCACACCCCGTTCATTCGTTTCCGCGATTCATACGCTTGGTAAAGGTCGCGAAACAGGATGTTCTTTTCCTTTTTCACCTTCAACCGCTCAGGCAGGATCAAATTTCCTTTGCACAAACCGATCTGGTTGAGCAAAGTGGATACCGCCTCGTCATCGGCCGGCTGTTCCCGCTCGATCAACAGTTGCCGCAACCACTGCGTTTGCTCCGTTTCCTTCAGTAAACGCGGAACGGAACGCCCCGACCGACGCAGCAGGGATAAAAAAAGGGAGTGAAAGGTACCGATCCACAATCCGTTGTGCGGTCTTCCCGCCGCTTGTGTCAAACGGTTTTCCATTTCCCTTGCGGCGGCACGTGTGAAGGTGACCACCATCAGCCGTTCGGGTGACACCCCTTGCTCCAACAAATACAAAACACGGCGCGTCAACACCGTCGTTTTGCCGCTTCCAGGACCCGCAAACACAACAGCAGCTCCTTCCCCGTGCGTCACTGCGGCCTTCTGACTGTCGTTGAGATCCGCCGTCAAAAAGGTCCCGGTTCCCTGCATGCTCCCCCTCCTTATCTCCCATTTCCGAGACAAGTCCGATATGGCGCCCCTCCATCGTATCACAAAGAAAATTGGGCTGAACAGAGAGCAAAGCAGATCCCGGCCACATTCAACGCGAAGACAGGTCAATAACGAACATTCCATCCTCTCCAACAAAAAATGTTCACATTTCAGGCTGTTGACACCTCTTTACGTCCATGGTAAAGTAAATGCCAAACTTTCCGATAAGCTTGAATCCCATGTTAACAGCGAGGAAGGAGCCAAGCGGTAAAACGGAACCCTCAGAGAGCCGGTGGTCGCTGCGAACCGGTGGTCCGTTGCCGTGGAGCACTCCGGAGCTGTCCGGCTGAACCCTGAAACAGGCAGTAGGCCGGAACGGCGGAGCCGTTATCCCAGGGTCGCCTTCGGGCAGACCCGCCGAGGCTGCAAGTGCAAACTTGCGGCGAATGAGGGTGGCACCACGAGCCTCTCGTCCCTCACCTGCCATAGGAGTAGGTGTGCAGACGAGAGGCTTTTTGATTGTGCTCAAATTTTGGAAGGAGGAAACAGTATGCCGTTCGCAGACAAAACGCATTTGCGCATCCCTGGTCCCACACCGATCCCGCCTCGGGTGCAATGGGCCATGAACCAACCGATGATCGGACATCGCAGCGGGGAATGTTCCCGTTTGGTGGTAGAAAACAGCCGACGGTTGCAACCCGTGTTCGGAACGGATCAACCGGTACTGCTCGTCACCGGCAGCGGGACGTCCGCACTGGAAGCGGCCGTGGTCAACGCCGTCGCCCCCGGTGAGGAAGCGGCCGTCGTCGTCACGGGCGCATTCGGCGACCGATTCGCCAAAATCGTCACACGCTACGGGATACCGTTGCGTCGTTTGGACATTTCCTGGGGCGAAGCCTGTCAACCGGAAATATTGGCGGGTTTCCTCCGGCAGCATCCGCAGGTCAAAGCGGTGTTTCTCACCTATTGCGAAACGTCCACCGGTGTGCTCAACCCGATCCGTGAGTTGGCCCGTACCGTTCACCAACATTCCGACGCATTGGTGATCGTTGACGGTGTCAGCTGTTTGGGGGCAGTGGATTGCCGGATGGACGAATGGGGCGTCGATATCATGGTGACCGGTTCTCAAAAAGCGCTGATGTTGCCACCCGGTCTCGCCTTCATCGCCGTCAGTGACCGGGCATGGGAAGTGATCGAACGCAATCCGCGATCGCGGTTTTACCTGGACCTCGTCGCCTATCGCGACAACTTGGCCAAACAGACCACCCCATACACACCGGCCGTTTCATTGCTGTTCGGCTTGAAAGAAGTGCTCAACCTGATCGAAGAAGAAGGACTTCCGGCCATCGTGGCGCGCCACCGCCTGATGATGGAGATGTCACGCGCCGGGGTTCGCGCATTGGGATTGGAATTGTTGGCACCGGATGCGTTCGCTTCCCCCACCGTGACAGCGGTCAAAGGCGGCGAGCAACTGGATGTGGAAGCGTTCCGGAAAGAATTGCGCCAGATCGGCGTTGTCGTCGCCGGCGGACAACAACACCTGAAAGGGAAGATTTTCCGCATCGGTCACATGGGTTATTGCGATCCGCTGGACGTATTGACCGTTTTCAACGCCATCGAACTGGCATTGTTCCGCATGGGCATGCCTGTTGAACTGGGTTCCGCCGTAAAAGCTTGCGAGGAGGTTTGGGCAAATGTATCGCGTACTTATCACGGATCCGCTCAGTGACCAAGGCATTGAACGCCTGATCGAAGCAGACGATGTAGAGGTCGTGAAAAAAACGGGTCTGAACCCGGAAGAATTATTGGCCGAGATTGAACATGCCGACGCTTTGCTCGTCCGCAGCCAGACCAAAGTCACCGCCGAAGTGATTCAGGCCGGCAAAAAACTGAAAGCCATCGGCCGCGCCGGGGTGGGTGTCGACAACATCGATGTCGCCGCCGCCACCAGCCGCGGAGTGGTGGTGGTGAACGCGCCGGACGGCAACACGATTTCCACCGCGGAACACGCCTTTGCCATGTTGATCGCGCTGGCGCGCAACATTCCGCAAGCGTACCGCTCCACCATCAACGGAGAATGGAAACGGAAGCAGTTCGTCGGCGTGGAACTGCACAAGAAAACTCTCGGGATCGTAGGTCTGGGCCGCATCGGGACGGAAGTGGCCAAACGGGCGCACGCATTCGGCATGAATGTGGTCGCTTTCGACCCGTATCTGACTGCGGAACGTGCCAAAAAGATCGGCGTCACCCAGGCCACCTTGGACGAATTGTACGCCCAAGCGGACTTCATTACCGTTCATACGCCTTTGACCAAAGAAACCCGCCACCTGATCAACCGGGAGGCGTTTGAAAAAATGAAGACCGGCGTGCGCATCGTCAACTGCGCCCGTGGCGGGATCATCGACGAGCACGCGCTGTTGGAAGCGATCCAGGCCGGGAAAGTGGCCGGTGCCGCGTTGGATGTGTTTGAACAAGAACCGCCCGGCAAGCACCCGCTGTTCGACTTGCCGCAGGTGATCGTCACCCCGCATTTGGGCGCCTCCACCGTGGAAGCACAGGAAAACGTGGCGATCGACGTATCGGAAGAGATCCTTCACATCTTGCGGGGTGAACCGTTCAAAAACGCCGTCAATCTGCCATCCATCCCGGTGGAGCTGCAGGAAAAACTGGCACCGTATCAAACCCTGGCCGAAAGCCTCGGTCAGTTTATCGCCCAGGCTGCGCCGGGTGCACTGCATGCGTTGACCGTCACGTATTCCGGCGAACTGACGGAACTGGACACCGCGCCGCTCACTCGGATGATCATCAAGGGAGCACTCTCTTATCACCTGTCGGACGTCAACTATGTCAACGCACCGTTCCTGGCGCAACAGCGCGGCGTGAACATCACCGAACAAAAAACGTCACAAACGCGCGGATTCACCAACCTGGTCACCGTGGAGATCACCACCGATCAAGCACAACGCAAAGTGTCGGGCACTCTGCTCAACGGCCTTGGACCGCGCATTGTCAAAGTGGATGAATATCCGATCGACGTGGTACCGGAAGGACATCTGCTGCTCATCCAGCACCTGGATCAACCCGGTGTGATCGGTCGAGTGGGTACCCTGCTCGGAACCCGCGACGTCAACATCGCCTCGATGCAGGTGGGGCGCAAACAAATCGGCGGACAAGCCATCATGATGCTGACCGTCGACAAACCGGTCTCCCCCGACATCTTGGCGCAGTTGGCCCAATTGGACGATGTTCAATCGGTCAGGGAAATTGATCTTTGAAACGACAAACTCCGTTCCATTCACATCGGGTTGTAATGCTCTTCTCTCAACGAAACCCCTTCGTTTCGGCGAAGGGGTTTCGTTCTTGGATGAGAAATGGCGATTTTCCGATGATCGGCGATTCCGTCAGGCGCTCATCTCCTTTTGTTAGTCGGCCTGCGCTTGCCTTGTTTCCCTCACCAATCACGTGATACCATGATGAGGGCCTGTCCGGTCATTAATCAGACGATACTTTTCCCAGGAAAGGAACCTTCACAAACATTTTCCTCCAAGCACAGCGCACGTTACCCGCGGCCAGCTTTCTTTCCTGCGGGCAAACGAGCCCGGGAAAAACGATACGGACGTGATGGATCAAACATGACCCGGAAACACCGCCATGGTGAATCGAGAGGAACCCTTTTCCCCAAGTGCAAGTTCATCAATTGGAAACAGGAGGGATTCATGTGAGCGAACAACGGGTTGCCGTCGTCACGGGCGCCAGCAAAGGATTGGGCAAAGCAATCACTTTGCGACTGGCAAAAGGCGGTATCACCGTCGTGGCATGCGCACGCAGTGAAGGGTTGTTACAGGAACTGGCCCGGATGCATCCGGATCGGATCCTTCCGTTTGTCTGCGATGTCACCAACGAAACGGATGTGCAGGATGCGATCGCCTACACCGTGGAAACATGCGGTCGATTGGACATCTTGGTCAACAACGCCGGATTGGGCCGGTTCGCTCCCGTTCACGAATTGTCCGTAGAAGATTGGGATGCCATGATGAACGTCAACCTCAAAGGCGCCTTTCTCTTCTCCAAACATGCGATCCCCCATCTGATCCGGCAAAAGGGGCATATTGTCAACATCTCCAGCGTCGCCGGAACGGTCACCTTTGCGGGAGGCGGCGCCTACTGCGCTTCCAAATTCGGCCTGATGGCACTGAACGACGTGCTGACGCAGGAATTGAAACCGCATGAAGTGAAAGTGACCGCGATTTGCCCCGGTTCGATTAAAACGGAGTTTTTCGGGGGTTCCGTCAAACCGTACTACCTCGAACCGGAACACGTCGCGGAAACGGTTTGGCATGTGGTGACTGCACCGCCCGGCGTCATTTACAATCAGGTGATCATGCGCCCACAGGTACCGCCGACAGAGCAAAAGAAATGAAAAAGGACGCGGATCAACCGCGTCCTTTTTCGCTCTCTCCCGCTGCGTCGGTGGGAGTGCCGATCGGGAGCTGCACCGCAAACGTCGTTCCTTCGCCCACTTTGCTGTTGACGGTCACATTGCCGCCATGGGCGTTGACGATATGCTTGACGATCGCCAAACCCAATCCCGTTCCCGCCTGCCCGCGGGTCCGAGCTTTGTCCGCTTTGTAAAACCGTTCAAAGATGAACGGCAAATCCTCCTCCGGGATACCGGAGCCCGTATCCTGCACGATGAGGCGAACGGAACCGTTGGTCCGCATCGCCTGCAACGACACCTTGCCACCCCGGGACGTATGGCGGATGGCATTGTCCACCAAATTGGTCAACACTTGCTCCATTTTGTCTTCATCCCAATAGACGGTCGGCAGATCCGGCTCCACTTCGCCCGTAAGCTGTACACCTTGTTCCCGGGCAATCGTGTGGAATTTGCGCAACAGACGTTCCACCAATTCCGACACCCGCAAACGGGAGCGCACAATTTCGACATGTCCCGCTTCCATCCGCGCCAAATCCAGCAACTCCCGTACCAAACGTCCCATGCGTAACGATTCGTCATGAATCACCTGTACCAATTCACGCCGTTCTTCCGGTGATTGGGCGATATCGTCCAACAGTGCCTCGCTGTACCCCTGGAGCATGGCCAGCGGTGTGCGCAATTCATGGGAGACGTTGGCAACGAAATCTTTGCGCAACTTGTCCAAACGGCGCTCATCCGTCACATCGCGCAATACAGCCACCACACCGCGTACCTGTTCGTTGGCGTACAGCGGTGCCATCACCACCGCCCATGTACGACCGTGCGCTTCGATATCGCCGAACTGTTCCAGTTCGTCTTCGACCACCGTCTCGAAAATCTCCCGCAAGGGCAACGGTAACCGCTCTTTGGGATCGTCCGAAACGGTTTCCTCCATTTCGTCAGCCCACGCGGACAGGAATTGTTCAGCCGGCGGGTTGGTGAGCACAATACGTCCATTGGCATCCAGCGTGATCACCCCGTCGGCCATACTGCGCAAAATACTGGCCAACTGTTCTTTTTCATGGGAGAGCGCGCGGACCAGCTCCTCCAACTGCTCCGCCATACGATTGAATGTCGCCGCCAAATCCCCGATTTCATCCCGTTCATGCTGACGAACGGGAACACGAATGTTAAATTCTCCTTCAGCCATGCGTTCCGCCGCTTTTTTCATCTGCTTCAGCGGTTGGGTGATCCGGGTGGAAAGGAAGAAAGCAAAAATGGTCGTCAAAAAAAATCCGACAATGGCGGAGTAATAGATCCACCTTTTGATGTCCGTTTCGCTTTGCAGTTGATTCTGCGTCCGGTAGAGCACCACTGCTCCCTCAATGCGGGACCCTTTTTTCAGCGGTACGGCCACCATCAGGATGTCCTCTTTAAACAGAGGAAACGGCATCCCCTCGCCTTCCTCCACGAACACCCTGTCTTTCATGACGACCGTTTCTCCGCGCAACACGCGATCGATATCCGTCTTTTCCAGAAGCTGTTGCCAAGGAACGTTGGCGATGGTGGGCGAAACGCCGATCGGCTCGGCAGCCCCGTCCGGTCCGAGGACAATCATATACGTATCGAACAACTCCGAGATCCTCAGCATGTCACTAAGGTATGTCCCGCGTTTCGCCCCTTTTTTCTCCAGATCATGCTGGATCTTGTGCGCCAATGCCAACAGGCTTTCCTGTTGGCTGTGTTGGTGGGTCTTTTCCACCTGGTCGCTCAGGAACGCACTTAGCATCACCAACAGCAACGTGACCAAACCGATGATGGTCAGCCACAACTTACCGACAACACTTCTCCAAATCAATCCTTCGGCACCTCGAGCTTATACCCCACGCCCCACACGGTTGTGATCATCTTGGCCGCTTTTGCGGAGGCGCGGTTCAGTTTTTCGCGCAATCGTTTGATGTGCGTGTCCACAGTGCGCAAGTCACCGAAAAACTCATACTGCCAAACATCGCGCAACAATTCTTCCCGTGTGAACACTTTGTCCGGTGAACGTGCGAGATAATGGAGCAGCTCATATTCCTTGGGCGTCAACTGCACCGTTTTGCCACCCGCACGCACTTCGTGCGCATCATGATCGATCGTCAGATCGGGGAAGACGATCACATTGTGCGTCTCGGTGTCCGTTTTCAGATACGCAGTAGCCGACGAACGGCGCAAAACCGCTTTAACCCGATGGACCAACTCGCGTGGGGAGAACGGCTTCACCACATAATCGTCCGCCCCGGCCTCGAACCCCTCCACCCGGTTACCCTCTTCTCCCCGGGCGGTCAGCATGATGATCGGGGTCGCCTTTTTTTTGCGAATGCCGCGGCAGACATCCACTCCGTCCATCCCCGGCAGCATCAGATCCAGCACGATGAGATCGTAATCGGTTTCCAACGCCTTGGCCAAAGCGGTTTCCCCGTCCTCCGCCTCCTCGATTTGGTACCCCTCCCTCTCCAGATACATGGTGAGCAATCGGCGGATGCGATCCTCATCATCCACGATCAAAATACGTTCCCGCTTTTCCATTAACCTTCACCTCACTGGCACAACCTCTTCTTTCACGGATTATGCATAAGAATGGAGGCCGGCGATCACCAGGTTGATCACAATCAGATTCAACATGATGATGACAAATCCGATCACCGCCATCCAGGAGGACTTCAGCCCGTGCCAACCACGGGAAAGGCGCAAATGCAGATAGGCACTGTAAAACAACCAGGTGATGAGCGCCCATACTTCTTTGGGGTCCCATCCCCAAAAACGCCCCCATGCTTCCTGGGCCCATATCATGGCGAAAATCAGGCCGCCCAGCGTGAAGATGGGGAATCCGATGGCGATGGCACGATAGCTGATTTCATCGGCTATCTCCAACGAAATGTTTTTCACCATGGGATAAAGCAGCTCACTGATCCGTCTGCGTGCCGCCAACCGGATCAAACCGTAGAGAACCAAACCGGACAACACCGACCAAATCACCGAGTTAAACTTGCGGGCCGCTTCCTGTCCCTGCATCCAGGACGGCGCTTCAAACAACGGTTGCGTCATCCCCAAAAATGGCTGCATCCGCAACACTTCTCCGCCGTTCGGTCCCACGATTGGCGGCATTTCGTACACCTGCACCAATTGC from Polycladomyces zharkentensis carries:
- a CDS encoding ATP-binding protein; the protein is MIWRSVVGKLWLTIIGLVTLLLVMLSAFLSDQVEKTHQHSQQESLLALAHKIQHDLEKKGAKRGTYLSDMLRISELFDTYMIVLGPDGAAEPIGVSPTIANVPWQQLLEKTDIDRVLRGETVVMKDRVFVEEGEGMPFPLFKEDILMVAVPLKKGSRIEGAVVLYRTQNQLQSETDIKRWIYYSAIVGFFLTTIFAFFLSTRITQPLKQMKKAAERMAEGEFNIRVPVRQHERDEIGDLAATFNRMAEQLEELVRALSHEKEQLASILRSMADGVITLDANGRIVLTNPPAEQFLSAWADEMEETVSDDPKERLPLPLREIFETVVEDELEQFGDIEAHGRTWAVVMAPLYANEQVRGVVAVLRDVTDERRLDKLRKDFVANVSHELRTPLAMLQGYSEALLDDIAQSPEERRELVQVIHDESLRMGRLVRELLDLARMEAGHVEIVRSRLRVSELVERLLRKFHTIAREQGVQLTGEVEPDLPTVYWDEDKMEQVLTNLVDNAIRHTSRGGKVSLQAMRTNGSVRLIVQDTGSGIPEEDLPFIFERFYKADKARTRGQAGTGLGLAIVKHIVNAHGGNVTVNSKVGEGTTFAVQLPIGTPTDAAGESEKGRG
- a CDS encoding response regulator transcription factor, translated to MEKRERILIVDDEDRIRRLLTMYLEREGYQIEEAEDGETALAKALETDYDLIVLDLMLPGMDGVDVCRGIRKKKATPIIMLTARGEEGNRVEGFEAGADDYVVKPFSPRELVHRVKAVLRRSSATAYLKTDTETHNVIVFPDLTIDHDAHEVRAGGKTVQLTPKEYELLHYLARSPDKVFTREELLRDVWQYEFFGDLRTVDTHIKRLREKLNRASAKAAKMITTVWGVGYKLEVPKD